Proteins encoded within one genomic window of Hahella chejuensis KCTC 2396:
- a CDS encoding DUF4340 domain-containing protein, with protein MNAKWTKLLSVALVAQAALIVALHWPGSQPEYIHTDQALLDLESKQPDAIHIYGEETAKVDLKKEQDGWVVASYYNLPVANGKVDAMLAKLKELKAGWPVATSASGAKRFEVAEDTFQRKLELTQGDDTLATLYLGTSPGYRKVHARLNEQDAVFAVNYATHELPLTGKDWVDSKLTAVPEESISQVKINDIVLNKNGDKWDLEGLQDGEITNEEAAHQILASLADMRFEDVLGAEVKPEYNLSEPKLRFTLELKEKNAKGEQSLELTFGKPAEGDYYSLTRSDRPQVFKINANHVDSLLDLERARFVSAAPVTEPEQSEIDLGQKGDAAEAEQAPASS; from the coding sequence ATGAACGCCAAGTGGACCAAATTACTCTCCGTCGCGCTGGTGGCGCAGGCGGCGCTCATCGTCGCCCTGCACTGGCCGGGTTCGCAACCGGAATACATCCACACCGATCAGGCGCTGCTTGACCTGGAGTCCAAACAGCCTGACGCCATTCATATCTACGGCGAGGAAACGGCGAAAGTCGACCTGAAAAAAGAGCAGGACGGCTGGGTGGTAGCCAGTTACTACAACCTGCCCGTCGCCAACGGCAAAGTGGACGCCATGCTGGCCAAGCTGAAAGAGCTTAAAGCCGGCTGGCCGGTAGCCACTTCCGCTTCCGGCGCCAAGCGCTTTGAAGTCGCCGAGGATACGTTCCAGCGCAAACTGGAGCTGACCCAGGGCGACGATACGCTGGCCACGCTTTATCTGGGCACATCCCCGGGATATCGCAAAGTACATGCGCGCCTGAATGAACAGGACGCCGTCTTCGCGGTCAATTACGCCACCCATGAGCTTCCCCTGACCGGCAAAGACTGGGTGGACAGCAAGCTGACCGCCGTGCCCGAGGAGAGCATCAGTCAGGTTAAAATCAACGATATCGTTCTGAATAAGAACGGCGATAAATGGGACCTGGAAGGCTTGCAAGACGGCGAAATCACCAATGAGGAAGCCGCTCATCAAATACTGGCGTCCCTGGCGGACATGCGCTTTGAGGACGTATTGGGCGCGGAAGTGAAACCGGAATATAACCTGAGTGAGCCCAAACTGCGTTTCACCTTAGAGTTAAAAGAGAAAAACGCCAAAGGCGAACAATCTCTTGAGCTGACCTTCGGTAAACCGGCGGAAGGCGACTACTACAGCCTCACCCGCTCTGACCGTCCACAGGTGTTCAAGATCAACGCAAACCATGTCGACTCGCTTCTGGACCTGGAACGCGCCCGCTTTGTCAGCGCCGCGCCCGTGACAGAGCCGGAACAAAGCGAAATCGACCTCGGGCAAAAAGGCGACGCCGCCGAGGCGGAGCAAGCGCCCGCCTCATCTTGA
- a CDS encoding choice-of-anchor A family protein, whose amino-acid sequence MISVKQFYAITLVGFSAAISANSYATPVNLGAAANYNGFFHGDFTSSPNDSEGALAVGGNASLTGYTLNSFRENDGLAIVVGGDYSHVGGDIHGDALVGGQFTTASAGVFGTVKDHAMLPINFDAEFAKLTQLSQELSLADSLGVTEQWGALTFNGDSSGGQQIFNISEKDFESVWGFFAKDIGQHQELIINVAGDVIDIDPADYKIKASDWAWAGNETSVIFNFYEATQINLSAGFYGTILAPGADIFANGGHVDGQVIAHSWQGANQLNWRPYEHNVELPEPATFGMMLSALAIVGAGALRRKQQA is encoded by the coding sequence ATGATCTCAGTAAAACAGTTTTACGCAATCACACTTGTTGGTTTCAGTGCGGCTATCTCCGCTAACAGTTACGCGACGCCGGTGAATCTTGGCGCGGCGGCGAACTACAACGGATTCTTTCACGGCGACTTCACGTCTTCCCCAAACGACAGTGAAGGCGCGCTGGCGGTCGGCGGCAACGCCAGCCTGACTGGCTATACGTTGAACTCATTCCGCGAAAATGATGGTCTGGCGATTGTGGTCGGCGGCGATTACAGCCACGTTGGCGGCGATATCCATGGGGACGCTCTGGTCGGCGGCCAGTTCACCACCGCCAGCGCTGGCGTCTTTGGAACCGTGAAGGACCATGCGATGCTGCCCATTAATTTTGACGCGGAATTCGCCAAGCTGACGCAACTTTCGCAAGAACTGTCTCTGGCGGACTCGCTGGGCGTTACTGAACAATGGGGCGCGTTGACTTTCAATGGCGATAGTTCAGGCGGGCAGCAGATCTTCAATATCAGTGAGAAGGATTTCGAGTCGGTCTGGGGCTTTTTCGCCAAAGACATCGGCCAACATCAGGAGCTGATCATCAACGTGGCGGGCGACGTGATCGACATCGATCCCGCCGACTACAAGATCAAAGCCAGCGATTGGGCCTGGGCGGGCAATGAGACCAGCGTGATCTTCAATTTCTATGAAGCGACGCAGATTAATCTGTCCGCTGGCTTTTATGGAACCATCCTGGCCCCGGGTGCGGATATTTTCGCTAATGGCGGCCATGTGGACGGTCAGGTGATCGCCCACTCCTGGCAAGGAGCCAATCAACTGAACTGGCGTCCATATGAACACAATGTGGAGCTGCCGGAACCGGCGACGTTCGGCATGATGTTGTCCGCGCTGGCGATAGTGGGCGCAGGCGCATTGCGTCGTAAGCAGCAGGCGTAA
- a CDS encoding CHASE domain-containing protein — translation MLLSLPGSNASPVWIPAGIALAGMIHYGRNIWPAIWLASFAVELVSQQADSFSKVMLALAISVGAPLQAFIGAALIRMRANFSPSLEKKEDVARLLILGGPVACVTSATISITLMTSLGVIHIRDAGAHWLAWWFGDTFGVLIFTPILLLWLRKENSTLKRRLLVTLPGLASFSLAVISHYYLVQADQKQVKEDVHQQGVQLRWSTFNQVQGITNAVSALALLFEGAKVIVPQDFERYASQFRNFHHDISGMGWAPYIDKANRSHFEHWASLLLEKEYQIHETLGQQQIPASERNFYVPVLYVTPNNELTRAAQGFDLYSNEIRRNAILKAMHNGDLTLTAPITLVGNYGKGAICIAPVYSTPPQTSNSDEARQVMGFIVGSVQIGNLIDRLSQDINLELFHIEIFDITDPEQPEALFISRQSAPDNPLEDMFTQTLQMEISGRVWRISITPTRLFIKQNASVTPWIALILAVLFSSLLTAVLLLETAHTVKIEKAVIDQSQRLEKAETRYQELFTGLKQVIFQVDKAYQWQVLNPAWSGLTGETPENAIGREMFHYIHPDDCDKLREALQKISRLEESSLFLELRLNALQLERAPWVEIHLQRSKDATGKMDGYSGFIADISERKRLDILKNEFISTVSHELRTPLTAINGSLALLDSGRLGLLPDQAKQMLHIAYSNCERLLRLINDLLDIQKIESGGLEFSFERADLRDLIEEALNANRQLAEKASVTLVFATPESPALVKADRDRLRQVLDNLISNAIKFSPADEAVTLTLNAHAHYWEVAVQDQGPGVPPEFRNKIFQKFAQADSSDTRLKGGTGLGLSISREIVQRHHGQIGYHSEANCGATFYFRLHALTNGATWDAQACRSAGGGNIPVERTFL, via the coding sequence TTGCTACTGTCACTGCCCGGCAGCAACGCCAGCCCGGTATGGATACCCGCCGGCATCGCATTGGCGGGAATGATTCATTATGGCCGTAATATCTGGCCCGCCATCTGGCTCGCGAGCTTCGCTGTGGAATTAGTCTCCCAGCAAGCGGACTCCTTCAGTAAAGTTATGCTGGCGCTCGCTATCTCCGTCGGCGCCCCGCTGCAAGCCTTCATCGGCGCCGCACTGATTCGCATGCGTGCGAATTTCAGTCCTTCTCTGGAAAAAAAAGAGGATGTGGCGCGCTTACTTATACTTGGCGGACCAGTGGCTTGCGTCACCAGCGCAACCATCAGCATTACCCTCATGACCAGCCTGGGCGTCATACACATTCGAGACGCCGGCGCCCATTGGCTGGCGTGGTGGTTTGGCGATACTTTCGGCGTATTGATCTTCACCCCGATTCTTCTGCTGTGGCTGCGAAAGGAAAACAGTACGCTGAAACGAAGGCTGCTGGTCACGCTTCCCGGGCTGGCGTCTTTCTCTCTCGCCGTGATTTCTCATTATTATCTGGTGCAAGCAGACCAGAAGCAGGTTAAAGAAGACGTGCATCAACAGGGCGTGCAACTACGCTGGTCCACGTTCAATCAAGTGCAGGGGATCACCAACGCCGTCAGCGCCCTCGCCTTGCTGTTTGAGGGGGCGAAAGTCATCGTGCCGCAAGACTTTGAACGTTACGCCTCACAGTTTCGCAATTTCCATCACGATATCAGCGGCATGGGATGGGCCCCTTATATTGATAAGGCCAACCGTTCCCATTTCGAACACTGGGCGTCGTTGCTGCTGGAGAAGGAATATCAAATACACGAAACCCTGGGCCAACAACAAATTCCCGCCTCGGAGCGCAATTTCTATGTCCCAGTGTTATATGTGACGCCTAATAATGAACTCACCCGCGCCGCACAGGGGTTCGACCTGTATTCCAACGAGATACGCCGTAACGCCATTCTGAAAGCCATGCATAACGGCGATCTGACGCTCACGGCGCCGATCACTCTAGTGGGAAACTATGGCAAAGGCGCAATATGTATTGCGCCGGTTTACTCCACTCCGCCGCAGACCTCCAACTCTGATGAAGCGCGTCAGGTCATGGGATTCATCGTAGGATCGGTCCAGATCGGCAACCTTATTGATCGTTTATCCCAGGACATCAATCTTGAACTGTTTCATATCGAAATTTTCGATATCACCGACCCCGAACAACCCGAGGCGTTATTCATTTCACGCCAGAGCGCGCCGGACAACCCTTTGGAGGATATGTTCACTCAGACCCTGCAAATGGAAATATCAGGGCGGGTCTGGCGAATTTCCATCACGCCGACGCGTTTATTCATCAAACAAAACGCCTCCGTCACCCCCTGGATAGCGCTGATTCTGGCTGTCTTGTTCAGCAGTCTGCTTACCGCCGTCCTGCTATTGGAAACTGCGCATACCGTCAAGATCGAAAAGGCGGTCATCGATCAGTCACAGCGACTGGAAAAAGCGGAAACTCGTTATCAGGAACTATTCACCGGCCTGAAGCAGGTCATCTTTCAGGTTGATAAAGCCTATCAGTGGCAGGTGTTGAATCCCGCCTGGAGCGGCTTGACAGGAGAAACCCCAGAGAACGCCATTGGCCGTGAAATGTTCCATTACATTCACCCTGACGACTGCGACAAGCTAAGAGAAGCGTTACAGAAGATCTCCCGACTGGAAGAATCCAGTCTGTTTTTGGAGTTGCGCCTGAACGCCCTGCAACTGGAACGCGCGCCCTGGGTGGAAATCCATCTGCAACGCAGCAAAGACGCCACTGGCAAAATGGACGGCTATAGCGGTTTCATCGCCGACATCAGCGAGCGCAAGCGCCTGGATATTCTGAAAAACGAGTTTATTTCCACTGTTTCCCATGAACTGCGTACGCCTCTGACGGCCATCAACGGCTCCCTGGCGCTACTGGATTCCGGTCGCCTCGGCCTGCTGCCAGATCAGGCCAAACAAATGCTGCACATCGCTTACAGTAACTGTGAACGCTTGCTGCGCCTGATCAATGACTTACTTGATATTCAGAAAATAGAGTCCGGCGGTCTGGAGTTCAGCTTCGAGCGCGCCGACTTACGAGATCTTATCGAGGAAGCCTTGAACGCCAATCGGCAACTCGCGGAAAAAGCGTCCGTCACCCTTGTCTTTGCAACGCCCGAGTCTCCTGCCCTGGTGAAAGCAGACCGGGATCGATTGCGGCAGGTGTTGGATAACCTGATTTCCAACGCCATCAAATTCTCACCCGCCGATGAGGCGGTGACGCTGACGCTGAACGCTCACGCCCACTATTGGGAAGTCGCTGTACAGGATCAGGGGCCAGGGGTGCCGCCTGAGTTCCGCAACAAGATCTTCCAGAAATTCGCTCAGGCGGATAGCTCCGACACCCGCTTAAAGGGCGGCACCGGCTTGGGATTAAGCATCTCCAGAGAAATCGTCCAGCGTCATCATGGCCAGATCGGCTACCATTCCGAGGCGAATTGCGGCGCCACATTTTATTTTCGTCTACACGCCTTGACCAACGGAGCAACCTGGGACGCGCAAGCATGTCGTAGCGCTGGGGGAGGTAATATTCCCGTCGAAAGGACCTTTCTTTGA
- a CDS encoding ATP-grasp domain-containing protein, with protein sequence MNKASSDISSNTSANLLWIVQSNLGDSAVIKFTEKMAARWSPAPVFVMDVAACAGALYVLEINGFNSSGFYACDIETIVREVSAYALSGH encoded by the coding sequence ATGAATAAAGCATCCTCCGACATCAGCTCAAACACTTCCGCAAACCTGCTCTGGATCGTTCAAAGCAACCTTGGCGACAGCGCGGTGATTAAGTTTACGGAAAAAATGGCGGCCAGGTGGAGCCCTGCTCCGGTGTTCGTCATGGACGTCGCCGCCTGCGCCGGAGCGCTTTACGTATTGGAGATCAACGGCTTCAACAGTTCCGGCTTTTACGCCTGCGATATCGAAACCATCGTACGGGAAGTCTCCGCCTACGCGTTATCCGGCCATTAA
- a CDS encoding bifunctional serine/threonine-protein kinase/formylglycine-generating enzyme family protein, whose translation MITVSPQIPNYEILDEVAEGGMAKVFKARQTLADRIVAIKIISPAICLNKEFRQRFIQEAQITAKLNHPNIIQIYDIAPFEDTFFISMEFMEGGSLTERIRSGRLTRDESTRIILQLAEAMNYAHKLGYIHRDIKPGNILFRADDTPVLSDYGIAKSLYHRGDLTTTGSILGSPPYMSPEQAMGRQLDHRADWYSLGIVFYQMLTGAVPFEATDPISLGIKHKQEPPPPLPSHLRMYQQLMDLLLAKEPERRLSSLDEFRAHLEAIKNVPVDTEATCLFTVESLKTAHGESAAQESPTSTRRTERGGSVSSGVWRALGVVLMIAAVVGYGAYKNMTRPAPTYPFVVVTEPVGATVTFAGEEGAYTPGASLPEGDYEVEVTAKGFWPKTFTLNHSADHRSHYVSLKPAKTAFTVDVTPADAKIRILNIQPKYEEGIPLDPGRYLLEVSAPGYEKLTRWTEISGEQFTEQVFLVEKDALESLNIAFVDIPGGKYRMGFDDGGVLWGGDPGQEVTLAPFKIMAYEVTFEQWDACVADGGCTNKADDRGWGRGRNPVISVSWNDAEEFAAWLSVKTGRSFQLPTEAQWEYAARAGSRKRFSWGDQISHKFANYGKDDCCGGLVNGADKWQFTSPVGSFPANQWGVHDMHGNVWEWVQDCWSESMKGVPADGSARTAGDCRRRVLRGGSWYSPPKSMQLVSRDANGVDVRYQVNGFRLVETPTQAPAAGAATQ comes from the coding sequence GTGATCACCGTGTCTCCTCAAATTCCCAACTATGAAATTCTTGATGAAGTCGCTGAAGGTGGGATGGCCAAAGTGTTCAAGGCCAGACAAACTCTCGCGGATCGCATCGTCGCCATCAAGATTATTTCTCCGGCAATCTGCCTTAATAAAGAGTTTCGTCAACGGTTTATTCAGGAAGCGCAAATCACCGCCAAGCTGAATCATCCGAATATCATTCAGATATACGACATTGCGCCTTTTGAAGACACTTTCTTTATTTCCATGGAGTTCATGGAAGGCGGCTCACTGACGGAGCGCATCCGTTCCGGTCGCCTGACCAGAGACGAGTCGACGCGCATTATTCTGCAGTTGGCGGAGGCGATGAATTACGCGCACAAGCTGGGCTATATTCATCGTGATATCAAGCCGGGCAATATTCTGTTCCGCGCGGATGATACGCCAGTGCTGTCGGATTACGGCATCGCCAAGTCCCTGTACCATCGCGGCGACCTCACTACCACAGGCTCGATACTGGGATCGCCTCCTTATATGAGCCCAGAACAGGCGATGGGGCGACAGCTTGATCATCGCGCCGACTGGTACAGTCTGGGCATCGTGTTCTATCAGATGTTGACGGGGGCCGTGCCGTTCGAGGCTACCGATCCGATCAGTCTGGGCATTAAGCACAAACAGGAACCACCGCCGCCGTTGCCGTCGCATCTGCGCATGTATCAGCAGCTCATGGATCTGCTGTTGGCGAAAGAGCCTGAGCGTCGCTTGTCGTCATTGGACGAGTTTCGCGCGCATCTGGAAGCGATTAAGAATGTGCCGGTGGATACGGAAGCGACCTGTTTGTTTACCGTTGAGTCATTGAAGACGGCGCATGGAGAGTCGGCTGCGCAGGAAAGTCCTACGTCAACCCGTAGAACCGAGCGGGGCGGCTCCGTGTCCTCCGGCGTCTGGCGCGCTTTGGGCGTCGTCTTGATGATCGCTGCGGTAGTTGGCTATGGGGCGTATAAAAATATGACCCGGCCTGCGCCGACCTATCCTTTTGTGGTGGTGACGGAGCCGGTGGGGGCGACAGTGACGTTCGCTGGAGAGGAGGGCGCCTATACGCCTGGCGCTTCGCTACCGGAGGGTGACTACGAGGTTGAGGTGACCGCGAAAGGATTTTGGCCGAAAACCTTTACTTTGAATCACAGCGCCGACCACCGCTCGCATTATGTTTCGCTGAAGCCGGCTAAAACCGCCTTCACGGTGGATGTGACGCCGGCGGACGCAAAAATTCGCATCCTCAATATCCAGCCTAAGTATGAAGAGGGCATTCCGCTGGACCCTGGCCGTTATTTATTGGAGGTCAGCGCGCCAGGATACGAGAAGCTGACCCGGTGGACGGAAATCAGCGGAGAGCAGTTTACTGAACAAGTATTTCTGGTGGAAAAGGACGCGCTGGAATCCCTCAATATCGCTTTTGTCGATATTCCCGGCGGCAAATACCGCATGGGCTTCGACGATGGCGGCGTATTATGGGGGGGCGATCCGGGTCAGGAAGTGACGCTGGCGCCATTCAAAATCATGGCGTATGAGGTGACCTTTGAGCAGTGGGACGCCTGTGTCGCTGATGGGGGCTGCACTAACAAAGCGGACGATCGTGGGTGGGGACGGGGACGTAATCCTGTTATCAGCGTTAGCTGGAATGACGCGGAAGAATTCGCCGCCTGGCTGTCCGTCAAAACCGGCAGAAGCTTTCAGTTACCCACGGAAGCGCAATGGGAATATGCCGCTCGCGCAGGCAGTCGCAAGCGTTTCTCCTGGGGAGATCAGATTAGCCATAAGTTCGCTAATTACGGCAAGGATGACTGCTGTGGCGGATTGGTGAACGGCGCCGATAAATGGCAATTTACGTCGCCAGTCGGCTCCTTCCCCGCGAATCAATGGGGCGTGCATGACATGCATGGCAATGTGTGGGAGTGGGTGCAGGATTGTTGGAGTGAGTCTATGAAAGGCGTTCCCGCGGACGGCTCGGCGCGGACGGCGGGAGACTGCCGGCGCCGCGTCTTGCGCGGCGGTTCCTGGTACAGTCCGCCTAAATCCATGCAGCTGGTCAGTCGCGACGCCAATGGCGTCGATGTCCGCTATCAAGTGAACGGATTCCGCTTGGTGGAGACGCCGACCCAGGCTCCCGCAGCAGGGGCGGCCACGCAATAG
- a CDS encoding carotenoid oxygenase family protein: protein MNRRDFIKTAGAVSLLPNAALAHYPSLPESSFPTSIMQGDLTSSEGVLDIIAGALPGDIHGHVFMAEGIPLERNQLTPTGKGALTRLDFGPNQTSFKRKMIETHSSIMQEHVSGLFDKFYLLGGTVYYSPNLGFMNYCNTAPNYMGDNRFALSYEGGPPFEFDAMSLELVTPVGNPGEWRTSLPPIADALTPDKWLFPQVRTTGHPFFDLERGECFTINYGGVIGELGTSDGYLRLIRWNLQGALEAWNVVSRQGVNAYLTATAHSLGVTRNHILIFETAARVEATRIMGTRIVIPQKHRTPVWIIRKADLTSGAEQVVADYIELDFDTSDIMCNYDDYDGEVTLYGQYLGAMDKSEQQFYLELLHFGGWVPSDIAGYPTAPVDVGGLVQARIKVATDAAWEIKEDFRLIRDEYLLWDMNDPAYRGHFQFPETFDHIYWAAIGYRPEHLVKRVADAYRKYPNRLFNNDSLPQTAIPSALVHMDCRNMLIADAYQFPEDCVMRTPQFMSRQSSLAQDDGYIFTAVVRKHPSGPQSNGKEFWLFDARNLAQGPVCILGHKDLNFATTNHALWRPEIGPRPADAYKANYADFFREKMPCHSQQVREVLETYILPRFS from the coding sequence ATGAATCGAAGAGATTTCATCAAGACCGCCGGAGCCGTCTCACTATTGCCTAATGCGGCGCTGGCGCACTATCCCTCTTTGCCGGAGTCCTCGTTTCCGACTTCGATTATGCAAGGAGACCTGACATCGTCAGAAGGGGTGCTGGATATCATCGCCGGCGCCCTGCCTGGCGACATCCATGGCCACGTGTTTATGGCCGAAGGGATTCCTCTGGAGCGCAATCAACTGACGCCCACAGGCAAAGGCGCTCTCACCCGCCTCGACTTCGGCCCCAATCAAACCTCCTTCAAGCGCAAAATGATCGAAACCCACTCTTCCATCATGCAAGAGCATGTCAGTGGCTTGTTCGACAAATTTTACCTGCTGGGAGGCACTGTCTATTACAGCCCCAACCTGGGGTTCATGAACTATTGCAACACCGCGCCGAATTATATGGGGGATAACCGCTTCGCGCTAAGTTACGAAGGCGGCCCTCCCTTTGAATTCGACGCCATGAGTCTGGAGCTGGTCACGCCTGTCGGTAATCCCGGCGAATGGCGCACCAGCCTTCCGCCCATCGCAGACGCTCTGACCCCAGACAAGTGGCTGTTCCCTCAGGTGCGCACCACCGGGCATCCTTTCTTTGATCTGGAGCGCGGCGAGTGCTTCACCATCAATTATGGCGGCGTCATCGGCGAGTTAGGAACCTCCGACGGGTATCTGCGCCTGATCAGGTGGAATCTGCAGGGGGCGCTGGAAGCCTGGAACGTGGTCAGTCGCCAGGGCGTCAACGCTTATCTTACCGCCACCGCCCACTCTCTCGGCGTCACTCGCAACCATATTCTCATCTTCGAAACCGCGGCCAGAGTGGAAGCCACCCGCATCATGGGAACTCGCATCGTCATTCCACAGAAACACCGCACTCCGGTATGGATCATCCGCAAAGCGGACCTGACCAGCGGCGCGGAACAGGTAGTGGCGGACTACATCGAACTGGATTTCGATACCTCCGACATCATGTGCAACTATGACGACTACGACGGTGAGGTCACGCTCTACGGGCAGTATCTGGGGGCGATGGACAAATCCGAACAGCAGTTTTATCTGGAACTGTTGCACTTCGGCGGCTGGGTTCCGTCTGATATAGCCGGATATCCCACAGCGCCGGTGGATGTCGGCGGATTGGTGCAGGCCCGCATTAAAGTCGCTACTGACGCAGCCTGGGAAATTAAAGAGGACTTCCGCCTCATCCGTGACGAATACTTGTTGTGGGACATGAACGACCCGGCCTACCGCGGACACTTCCAGTTCCCAGAAACTTTTGACCATATCTATTGGGCCGCCATCGGCTACCGCCCCGAACACTTGGTCAAACGAGTAGCGGATGCCTATCGCAAATACCCTAACCGCCTTTTCAATAACGACAGCCTGCCGCAAACCGCCATACCTTCGGCGCTGGTTCATATGGACTGCCGCAATATGCTCATTGCGGACGCCTATCAGTTCCCCGAAGACTGCGTCATGCGCACCCCGCAGTTCATGTCGCGGCAAAGCTCTCTGGCTCAGGACGACGGGTACATCTTCACGGCGGTCGTACGCAAGCACCCCAGCGGACCCCAATCCAACGGCAAAGAGTTCTGGTTGTTCGACGCCCGCAACCTCGCGCAGGGTCCGGTTTGTATTCTCGGACACAAAGACCTGAACTTCGCCACCACCAACCACGCCCTTTGGCGGCCGGAAATAGGACCGCGCCCGGCTGACGCTTACAAAGCAAATTACGCCGACTTTTTCCGCGAAAAAATGCCATGCCATTCACAACAAGTCAGGGAGGTCCTTGAAACCTACATTCTTCCGAGATTCAGCTAG